The sequence below is a genomic window from Streptomyces sudanensis.
CCGGCGGGTTCGGAGCCGGTGAGGCGGGCGCGCAGGCTCACGGGGTCCCTCCTTCGCTGGTCGTGACGGGCATGGTGGTGGTCCTGGTGACCGGGTCGAAGGCGAGGAGCGGCAGGACGGTGGGGACGGGCACGGTCACGGTCGCGGTGACCTCCTCGGCGCCGGCGCCGGCGGGGGCGCTGACGGTGGCGCCGCCGGCGAGCCAGCCGCTCATGGCGCCGTACCCGGCGGCCGTGCCGTCGCCGCCCTGGGAGGCGACGCGGGCGGCGGCGCGGGCGGCGGTGCCGGCCTGCTGGGCGGCGTAGGCGACGATGCCGAGCTGGACGGCGGCGAGCGCGGCGATCAGCAGGACGCCGATCCAGCCCGCGAACTCGATGGCGGCCTGGCCCCGGTCGGGGCGCTCCCCCGGGTCGCGCGGGGGTCGGTGGTGTCGGGTCACGGGTCTCACTCCTCCCGCTCGTCGGCCGCGGCCGCGTGGGCCTCGACGGTGAAGGGCAGGTTCGCGCCGGGGAAGAGGGCGGGGACGCGGATGCTGACGTCGGCGGTGTGCAGGTCGCCGGCGGTGCCGCAGGAGGTGCTCGCCGACCAGGAGCCGGAGAGGGTCCTCCCGGCCGCGCCGGCGCAGTCGCCGCCGACCGCGCCCGCGCGGGCCGCCTCGTCGGCGGCGTTGCCGGCGAGGGAGTACGTGTAGCCGATGAGCGCCGCCTGCCAGAGCAGCAGCAGCACGCCGAGCACGAGCGGCACCATGCCGGTGAACTCCACCGCCGCCTGCCCCCGGTCGCCGCGCGGTACCGCGGCTCGTACGCGTCCCATGGGCCGCCCTCCCCTCCCCGTCACTTCCTGCGCGTCTTGAGCAGCCTGCCCGGCCGGTCGCCGGCCGACTCCGGGGCCTTCACCAGGCCGAGTTCGCCGGCGAGCGCCCACAGGGCCTGCTTGACGGCCGACTTGGGGTCCAGTTCGTGCATGCGGCCCGCGTCGACGGACGGCTGGAGCTCCTTGAAGGCCGCGGGGACGCCGGTGCGGGCGACGCGGGTGCCGGTGATCCTCTCGACGAGGGCGGGCTGGATCTCCGTGTGCCGGGTGTGGCGGTTGACGACGGTCGTGGTGTCCTCCGCCTTGCGGATCTGGAGCCGGTCCCAGAGGCGGACCATGCGCTTGGCGGCGCGGACCGCGA
It includes:
- a CDS encoding TadE/TadG family type IV pilus assembly protein codes for the protein MGRVRAAVPRGDRGQAAVEFTGMVPLVLGVLLLLWQAALIGYTYSLAGNAADEAARAGAVGGDCAGAAGRTLSGSWSASTSCGTAGDLHTADVSIRVPALFPGANLPFTVEAHAAAADEREE
- a CDS encoding TadE/TadG family type IV pilus assembly protein, which gives rise to MTRHHRPPRDPGERPDRGQAAIEFAGWIGVLLIAALAAVQLGIVAYAAQQAGTAARAAARVASQGGDGTAAGYGAMSGWLAGGATVSAPAGAGAEEVTATVTVPVPTVLPLLAFDPVTRTTTMPVTTSEGGTP